The proteins below are encoded in one region of Actinomycetes bacterium:
- a CDS encoding M20/M25/M40 family metallo-hydrolase gives MTDPTPHRTAEDEVVDLCSELIRIDSTNFGDGTGPGERPAAEYVAERLAEVGLDTTIVESGPGRANVLARMEGSDPSRPALLMHGHLDVVPADAADWAVHPFSGEVRDGYVWGRGAVDMKDMDAMILAVVRQRMREGRRPSRDVVLTFLADEEAGGRAGAHRLVETHADTFDGVTEAVGEVGGFSLTVGEGRRLYLVETAEKGLAWMRLTAKGRAGHGSMINDDNAVTLLAEAVARLGRHDFPVRMTDTVRRLVAELSDALQIDLGEDEGDLEAVVSKLGPLATLIGATLRNTVNPTMLDAGYKVNVIPGQAQAQVDGRFLPGYEEEFFATVDELLGPGVTREFVVHDVALETAFEGSLIDAMRASLTAEDPAGRLVPYMLSGGTDAKAFARLGIKGYGFAPLQLPPTLDFAALFHGVDERVPVDALKFGVRVLDRFLDLA, from the coding sequence GTGACCGACCCCACCCCGCACCGCACCGCCGAGGACGAGGTCGTCGACCTCTGCAGCGAGCTGATCCGCATCGACAGCACGAACTTCGGCGATGGCACCGGGCCGGGGGAGCGCCCGGCCGCCGAGTACGTCGCCGAGCGGCTGGCCGAGGTCGGCCTGGACACCACGATCGTCGAGAGCGGGCCCGGCCGGGCCAACGTGCTGGCCCGGATGGAGGGCAGCGACCCCTCCCGGCCGGCGCTGCTCATGCACGGCCACCTCGACGTGGTTCCCGCGGACGCCGCCGACTGGGCGGTGCACCCGTTCAGCGGGGAAGTCCGGGACGGCTACGTCTGGGGCCGCGGCGCGGTGGACATGAAGGACATGGACGCGATGATTCTGGCCGTCGTACGGCAGCGGATGCGCGAGGGACGCCGGCCGTCCCGAGACGTCGTCCTCACCTTCCTGGCCGACGAGGAAGCGGGTGGCCGGGCCGGCGCGCACCGGCTGGTCGAGACGCACGCGGACACCTTCGACGGCGTCACCGAGGCGGTGGGGGAGGTCGGCGGCTTCTCGCTCACCGTCGGCGAGGGACGCCGGCTCTACCTCGTGGAGACCGCCGAGAAGGGCCTGGCCTGGATGCGGCTGACCGCCAAGGGTCGGGCCGGTCACGGGTCGATGATCAACGACGACAACGCGGTCACCCTGCTGGCCGAGGCCGTGGCGAGGCTCGGCCGGCACGACTTCCCGGTGCGGATGACCGACACCGTGCGCCGGCTTGTCGCCGAGCTGTCCGACGCCCTGCAGATTGACCTGGGCGAGGACGAGGGGGACCTCGAGGCCGTCGTCAGCAAGCTCGGCCCGCTCGCCACGCTGATCGGCGCCACCCTGCGCAACACCGTCAACCCGACCATGCTGGACGCCGGCTACAAGGTGAACGTCATCCCCGGGCAGGCACAGGCGCAGGTCGACGGCCGGTTCCTGCCGGGGTACGAGGAGGAGTTCTTCGCCACGGTCGACGAGCTGCTCGGCCCGGGCGTCACACGCGAGTTCGTGGTGCATGACGTGGCGCTGGAGACCGCGTTCGAGGGGTCGCTGATCGACGCGATGCGGGCCTCGCTCACGGCCGAGGACCCGGCCGGCCGCCTGGTGCCGTACATGCTCTCCGGCGGCACGGACGCGAAGGCCTTCGCACGGCTGGGAATCAAGGGGTACGGCTTCGCACCGCTGCAGCTGCCACCGACACTCGACTTCGCGGCCCTGTTCCACGGCGTGGACGAGCGGGTGCCGGTGGACGCGCTGAAGTTCGGGGTGCGGGTCCTCGATCGGTTCCTCGACCTGGCTTGA